aactgaaaggcatccagaacaATGTCAGAGTATTTCTGTTCCAAATGTGCGTGTGGGGCCATGTGGCACAGACGCTCATGCCAGCTCATTACAGCATGAGACCAGCAGTTTATTGCTCACTAAAGACAGAATGAATGCAGAAAAGGCTGAATTCTGTGATAAAAGCAAACAGTCTGGCATAGCAGTGAGCCAGCAGAGCAGATGGCCTGAAAGTAAAGAAACATGTAATGACAGGCaggttcccagcactggggaaaaggTAGATCCAAATGTTGATTCCCTCTGTGGTAGAAAGAAGTGGAATCATTCGAAAAGTCTGTGCCCTGAGAATTCTGGAGCTACCACCGATGTTTCTTGGATGATGCTAAATAGCAGCATTCAGAAAGTCAATGAGTGGTTTTCCAGAACTGGTGAAATGTTAACTTCTGACAGCGCATCTGACAGGAGGCATGAGTCAAATGCTGAAGCAGCTGTTGTGTTGGAAGTTTCAAACGAAGTGGATGGATGTttcaattcttcaaagaaaatagACTTAGCAGCCCCCGGACCCCATAATGCTTTAATGTATGAAAGTGGAAGAGACTTCTCCAAATCAGTAGAGAATAATATGAACGATAAAATATTTGGGAAAACCTATCAGAGAAAGGGAAGCCGCCCTCACTTAAACCATGTGACTGAAATTATAGGCACACTTACTACAGAACCACAGATAACACAAGAGCAGCCCttcacaaataaattaaaacGTAAAAGAAGTACATGCCTTCATCCTGAGGACTTTATCAGGAAAGCAGATTTAACAGTTGTTCAAAGGACTCCTGAAGATATAAATCAGGGAACTGGCCAAGTGGAGCCAAATGGGCAAGCAGTGAGTATTACCAGTAactttcaggaaaacaaaacaacaggtaATAatcttcagaaagagaaaaacactcATCCAATAGAATCATTGAGAAAGGAACCTGCTTTCACAGCTAAAGCCAGATCTGTAAGCAACAGTATAAGTGATTTGGAGGTAGAATTAAATATCCACAGTTCAAAAGCACCTAAGAAAAATAGACTGAGGAGGAAGCCTTCTACCAGGTGTGCTCTTCCACTTGAACCAATCAGTAGAAATCCAAGCCCACCTGCTCGTGCTGAACTTCACATCGATAGTTGTGGTAGCagtgaagaaacaaagaaaaacaattctaACCAAACGCCAGCCAGGCGCATTAGAGCACCTCAACTCATCGAAGACACTGAACCTGCAGATGATGCCAAGAAGAACGAGCCAAATGAACACGTAAGGAAGAGAAGTGCCAGCGATGCCTTCCCAGAAGAGAAATTAATGAACAAAGCTGGTTTATTAACTAGCTGTTCAAGTCCTAGGAAACCTCAAGGACCTGTCAATCCTAGTCCTCAGAGAAAAGGAATAGAGCAACTTGAAACATGCCAAATGCCTGATAATACCAAAGAACTCGGGGATCTGGTCTTGGGAGAAGAGCCCAGTGGCAAACCCACTGACCGATCTGAGGAGAGCACCAGCGTATCCTTGGTACCTGACACTGACTGCGACACTCAGAACAGTGTCTCAGTCCTGGAAGCTACCACTGTCAGATATGCAAGAACAGGATCAGTGCAGTGTATGACTCAGTTTGTCGCAAGTGAAAACCCCAAGGAGCTTGTCAATGGTTCTAACAATGCTGGAAGTGGCACAGAGTGCTTCAAGCACCCCTTGAGACAGGAGCTTAACCACAGTCAGGAGACAAGGGAAATGGAAGACAGTGAACTCGATACTCAGTGTTTGCAGAATACATTTCAGGTTTCAAAGCGCCAgtcatttgctttattttcaaaACCTAGAAGTCCCCAAAAGGACGGTGCTCACTCTGTGCCCTCAAAGGAATCGAGTCCAAAGGTGACTCCTAAaggcaaacaaaaagaatgtcaCGGACAGGAAGAGTCTGAAATCAGTCACGTACGGGCAGTTATGGCCACAGTGGACTTACCTGTGCCCTGTCAGGAAGGTAAGCCAGGTGTTAATAGAATGTGTGCTGGGGTTTCTAGGCTTTGTCTATCATCTCATTACAGAAGCGGTGAGAATGGACTCAGCACCACAGGTAAATCTGGAATTTCACAAAACTCACATTTTAAACAATCAGTTTCTCCCATCAGGTCATCTATAAAAACTGACAGTAGAAAACCTCTGACAGAGGGACGATTTGAGAAACATAAATCGTCAACTGAAAAGGCAATGGAAAATGAGACCCTTATTCAAAGTACAGTGCACACAATTAGCCAGGATAACAGAGGAAATGCTTGTCAAGAAGCCAGCTTAGGCAGTATTAATGAAGTATGTTCCACTGGTGAAAACTTCCGGGGACAACTAGGTAGAAACAGAGGGCCTAAGGGAAACACCATGCTTCCATTAGATAGTACGCAGCCTGGTGTCTGTAAGCAAAGTGTTCCTGTAAGTGATAAGTATCTTGAAATTAGAAAGCAGGAGGATGAGGCTGTCGGTATAGACTTCTCTCCGTCTCTGTTCTCAGATCATCTGGAACAACCTATGAGAAGTGGTAAAATTTTTCAGATTTGCTCTGAGACACCTGATGACCTGTTGGATGATGTTGAAATACGGGAAAATACTAGCTTCGGTGAAGGTAACATAATGGAGAGGTCTGCTGTTTTTAATGGGAGTGTCCTGAGAAGAGAGTCCAGTAGGAGCCCTAGCCCTGTAACCCATGCATTGATGTCTCAGAGTCTCCGCAGAGGGGCTAGGAAGTTAGAATCCTCCGAAGAGAGCGACTCTGCAGAGGATGAAGATCTTCCTTGCTTCCAACACTTGCTGAGCAGAATAAGCAACACGCCTGAACTTCCCAGATGCAGCAGTGTTGTGACACAGCCTATGTCAGAGAAAGCGGACGGGGCCCGAGCACCATGGAAGGGTAGCATCAGTGACTGCAGTAACGAGGTGATCTTGATAGAGGCATCTCAGGAACATCCCTTTAGTGAAGATCCAAAATGCTCTGGCAGCATGTTCTCTTCACAGCACAGTGCTGCCCCAGGTTCTCCTGCAAACGCAGAGTCCCAGGATCCCAGTTTTAATCCACCTTCCAAACAAAGGAGTCACCAGTCTGAGAATGAAGAAGCTTTCCTAAGTGACAAGGAATTGATTTCTGATAATGAGGAAATGGCAGCTTGCCAAGAAGAGGATAACGATCAAGAAGAGGATAGTATAATCCCAGATTCAGGTAGTTTGGTTGGTTTATTTCACCAGTTTATAGAAGTGAGCTGAACATATACAGTCAGATCTCcttcctagggctggagagactccagtggttaagagtaggtacttttgggagttggggatggctggagagatggcttagctgttaaaagcactggctgctcttcaagatgatgtaggttcaattcccagcatccatgtggcagctcatgTTTTTCTGTCACTTCAATTCCAGGGGGATCTAATAAATTCAAATggaggcaggcaaaacaccaatgcacattaaaaagtaaaaaagtagaTACTTCTTATAATAAGCCAaagttgagttcccagcacccatgtcaggtgactcATAACCACCTGTGGCTCCAGGGGTCGAGGATCTAATGCCTCCGGCTTCCATGAGTATCTGCTGCGTTCATATATAAGCCCACACATACATAGTTAAAAatgaagggggctggagagatggttcagaggttaagagcactgaccgctcttccaggggtcctgagttcaattcccagcaaccacacagtggctcacaaccatctgtaatgggatctgatgccctctcctggtgtgtctgaagacagtgacagtgtactcatatacataaaatatataaatttttaaaaatgtttgaaaacataaataaaagtaaaatatttgtaatacCTTATGCAGCCAGAATGTCTGGGAGCGTGAACTCGAATGACCTAATTTCAATAGACTTGCTTCTAGTTTTTATGGCAGaattttttctgatttgtttggggtctttttggttttactttttggACAGAGTCtgtctatatagctctggctagcctggaacagatatctacctgcctctgcctcccaaaatctgagattaaatatattcattacCTCACCTGTTGTTCTGAAAGGAAATCCAGTGTCCCAAATATAGTCATTTATGTGACGTGAGGATAAAGCTATGCAAGGGAAGGAATAGATACTGCAGGCTGCAGGGTTCATGATCCAATTTTACATCTGACTCTTACTGTATTGTCATTTTGTGTGAAGCAGCATCTGGATATGAGAGTGAAACGAACCTCTCTGAAGACTGCTCACAGAGTGATATTTTAACCACTCAGGTAAGAAGCATGCACAAGTCTGTAATGTCCTCTGTACGGTGGTGTGAGCTCTCCATTCTCACACATGCTCATTTCGTCATTGGGTTAATGATCTGACATACATGATCCCTTGTTTTTTCCTCAAGTGAGATTTCTGAGGCATCTAGGTGGAACTTACTATCTTTTATGTCCACCGTCTAGCTCACTGTAGAACACCAAATCTACCTTTAGAACCAGCCAGATCTAAAAACCCTACTTGCCCCATAGCAAAATTATATGAAAGCACTATTGTATCAAAAAGAGATCTGCTTATTCTCTGAACCAAATTGAAGCCTACAGAATTCTTTCCACTAGAGGTCGTCTTGCTTTTCACTGTGTTATggatatttcttttaatttttctcttttataatctAGTTTTTTAATATCTATAAGTCATCTCTTTGTACTTGGAAAAGAATGTACATGGTATTCACTCCTGCACCTAGTAATTGCCACAGATGACTGGCTACTTTTGGATGGGGTTGTGTGAGTGCTTCTGCACAAAAGCCAGGACAGACTCTTGGGAAAACATTACCTTTCTCACAGGCAGAACTTAGTTCTATCACctaactttctttttgtttttaaaaaaaaaaaaagtcccaaacTTGCATTTCAAACCTTAGATTTGTCTAGGTCTTTCTTTCCTGTATTTATCTCTTATTAGCTAGGCAACTTCAGAGGGCCCCTTCTGGATTCCTCTACAGAGTCCTGGGCAAAGTGCACAGTGAGTCTGGAGCGAGTATTGGTTACAGCTTTCTGTGCCTGACTGTGATCTTCATTGGCTTATTTTCTCTGAATTAAAATagcaatattctttttttcttttttaacatacatatttatatgtatgtaagtgGATATGCCACCAGGGTAAATGTGTGGAGGTCAAGTGATAGAATATGTGAGTCACTTCTGAGGATCAAATCAGGTTCTGTGTGGTGGCACGTGCTTCTATGCTCTGATTTGGAACCCTCTGAATCATCCTGCAGTCGCTTTTGTTTCTCCCCTAAATCGCAAGTGTGCTTTAGCTACAGCATGTGAGTGACTTCTCTCTtcataaaaaaatactaaattaaatgAAACTGGGAATTCTGAGTATTCCTAAGGTCACTTTGTTGTCACCAAAGACAGCATCCTCTATTGGTTCCAGCACTCTagtggcagaagcaggtggatctctgagttccaggccagccagggctacaaagtgacaacttgtctcaaaaaataaaacaaaaattgattAAAAGGCTTAAGTCTTCTCATTCCACTCCTGATCCTTTCTGGACTTAGATTTGGGACTCTGTCAATATATCTGTCACCTAATTCTGTTCCTTAGCTGCTTGTTTTTAAGTTCCAGCTTTGTATTCCATCTGTCTTAGCCATACTGTATTAAATCTGACATTCAATACACTACTCTGTTGTTTCTTGTGTCTCTGATCTTATTCCCAGAAATATGTTCATTATTtgatcaggattttttttttttttttttttttttttttttttttttttttttttttttttttgagacagggtttctctgtgtagccctggctgtcctggagctcattctgtagaccaggctggcctcgaactcagaaatccgcctgcctctgcctcccaactactgggattaaaggagtgtgccaccaccacctggctaggatttatttttttaaaagtgtttttatatCAAGTATCTATTCAAAACAGGTAACTTTGATCAGGACTAGCATGGACTAGCAAAATAATTGCAATGGGACCTTTCCCCTACCTATGTTTATATAGAACTGAGAGGTAACAGATGATACAGAGTGCCTTATGTTAAGTCACTAGTGCACCTTTGTGATGTTCATGGgctgtgcgtgcgtgcatgcatgcgtgcgtgcatgtgtgcgtgcgtgcgtgcgtgcgtgcgtgccatCTCAGGCAGGTGAAGATGCAAACATTGTCTCCTCCCACTATGTAGATCCCAAGGCTTGGCCTCAAGtaattaggcttggtggcaagtacctttacccatcTTGCCAACCCTCCTACCTCTCCCATTTTATGACCcaaagattttattcatttgttcatttccaTATTAAATGCTTGTTGAGAAATTACTTTGTGATAGGCAGTGGGATGGGGCTTGGTGTTACATACTTGTATACCCATAACATTGGCATTCCCAACATAAAGGAAGCTTAGTCAGAAGAATCTCAactttgaagctagcctgggatacatagaccagtcttcaaaacaaaaggaaaaaaatgaataaaaagggaAGATTCCTCTCATCAGGGAAGTTGTGTGTGTGCCCCTGAATATAGTGATACATTGGCAGCCTGAGCCAGGTAATGAGGCACACTGCTGTCCCGATAGACAGTTATTACTGGGCTTTGGAAGATTAGAAGGCTTTGCCAAATGGGAAAAGAGGGGATGTAGGAACTGAGGCAAAGATACAGATGGACTGAATGCATAGGTATCACTGAGCCCTGTAGTGTCTCTAGAAAAGTGGGCTTATGGGATATGTTCGGAACAAATAACAGGTTCAAGGTGTCTTCAGACTTTTGAATGGTATATCTGGGAATCTGAATTTTAACCTGAGGGCAGGAATGACTAGTGTTCAAAAATACTAACTTATTAACTGAGCCATATTATGCCATTTGAGGCCCTTTTGGAAAAAGGAGTCTTGATGTAAAGAGATATTCCAGAATTAGAGTCAAGCAAACATAGCAACCTGTCTGACTTTGTTCTCCCTGGTGCATTTGAGCAATTTACCTATAATAGAATTTGTCTAAGTTATACATTCCTTTCTATAGAAAAAGCCAAAAGAAAGTCACTGCAGCAGTGGTCCGattactttggttttgtttttgggtttttggggggttgttAAATGGCCATGTGGAGGTTAGATGGCATAGTTGTGAGTGTTGCTAATTCAGCTTTTAAAGCATTGGTCTGATATCCATGATGTCAGTACTCATGGGTGCCACGTGGTGGCAATGGTGGTACTGCAGATGTTGGCAGCAGTACAGTCTCAGTAGCAGTGGGAACCTTTGTAAAgcttgaaatactttttttttttttttttttttttttttttttttttttggtcataaAATTCTCCTGAGAACTATGAATTTAGCATAGCTGTAGGAAGAAAATGGCTTGATTTTAGTGAAAAGCAAAGTCATTTTCAAGggtcagaaaaaagaaagagaaggtgaaACAGATTTTGTTCCCCTCCCACAgctgaaaaccaaacattgacATTTCCTCTAAAAGGGGTGAAGAGACATATATATTGGGAAGTTCCTTACATGCCCACATCCTTTGCTTGTCAAACACCTTACACTTGCTGGatcaagacagagtctcactgggtagtcctggctgtcctgcaactcactgtgtagaccaggatggcctcaactCAACTGCTGCTATTAAAGCTACTATGCCTAGCTTAAATTACTCTTCTTTTTTTCCgctttcaagacaaggtttctctgtgtaacagttctggctgttctggaactcactttgtagaccactctgcaatctggccttgaactcacagagaactgcctgcctgtacctcccaaatactgagattaaagatagCTAGATTGCTTCTTGAAGGGGATCAGTAAACAGTATGAGCCCATGTGCAAGAAGAGCTCATTATCTTGAGTTGCAAACAgtaacttggggctggagagatggctcagcggttaagagcactggctgctcttccagaggtcctgagttcaattcccagcacccacatggtggctcacaaccatctgtaatgggatttgctgctcttttctggtgtgtctgaagacagggacagtgtactcatgtacataaaagaaataaatcaaagaaaagagtaaCTTGTTATAGGTTTTCTAGAATGTCATAGGAAATAATTCAACATTTCATccatttaaaaactaaagataCTTGGAGCTGAGGATAGCGATGCATCTTTACCCTCAGctacaaatcttttaaaaataaaataataagaaatggttgagatggctcagtggttaacaggctgctcttacagaggacctggagtCAGCTCCCGGTACTCACCTGATAACTCCTAGCTCTTGTTCTGATGGATCCAGTGCCCTTCTGTGACCTCTGAGAGCAACAGGCATCCAATGTAGATAAAGCATCCATAAAcctgagttttaaaagaaatgtaattagACATTTTGTGGACTGATTAAATGTCTTATCTCACAGTGCTGAATCTTTGAAACATAGTTTATGTAGTTTGTGAAGATTCTTATAAATCTTAAGCTTAAAGCACTGTTATAACCCCACTCCATCCcccatctttaaaagaaaatggggagCTACAGTGAAACAACTCTATCTGGGAGAGTGGAAATAATTTCAAGGTCATTAACCACATAAGTATGGTTGGATTAAAGGATATTCAACCAGAACTCATAATTCCATACTAGGTGATTTCAGTTCCCATGCTAAAATTAATTGGTGTgacatatttttactttatggtGCATCTCTCAGAGTCTGTAACTTTCTTGGtgttcttgtttggttttacAGCAGAGGGCAGCCATGAAGGATAACCTGATAAAGCTCCAGCAGGAAATGGCTCACCTGGAAGCTGTGCTCGAGCAGCATGGGAACCAGCCTTCGGGCCACTCCCCTTCCCTCCTAGCTGACCCTTGTGCCCAGGAAGATCCGGAGCAAAAGATACCAGGAACAGGTGTGTAATGCTGAGCAAATGCCAGTATCATAAGCAaaattcttccctcccttctccatctctcttatTTCCTTTGAAAAGTGAGGACTGAGTTCTGGCATTGTGTGATCTTTGCTCAGCGCATATTTACTGAGTTGTTCCATGAGTTATTTGGTAACCTTAGTCCTAGTCCCTGCTCACAAGAGATGTACCATTGAGAGGGACCCAAAGTAATCATTCACTCGTGTCCTTCTCTAGGAGTTTACACGGAGATGCCATGGACTCCATAGGAAATAGAAATAGTTCTTGCTGTTAGTTGTTGGAGATTGGTAATAGGTAACCCCATCATTTTAGAAAGCCATTCAGATGAAATCCTTACAGTGATAAATCACAAAATGAAGACCTGCTTCCTGGGTTTTCTCAGTTCTAAGAAGAGACCTTTGGTTTCAGGAGCTGTACCTTAGGTTTTCAGGTAGAAAGTGGGCTTTGGTGGTTGTGttgctaatcccagcacttggggtgtggaggcagagggatcaggaGTAAAGGAAGTTTTCATTAGAGACTCCTCGTGTGTGGCAGGCCGACCACAGGAAGAACTGGCACTTAGGAACAGACGGGCAGCGAGCCTTCACAGCTTCTTGACTCTGCTCTCGAAGTCCTACAGGACTTGCTCCAGCACTTTCTCCTCAGTCCTCTGGGCCTGTGGCCTTCCTTTGACTCTTAGGGACTCAAGTCTGCTCATTATTCAGTACAGTGGCCTTGGTCTCCACATGTGCCTTGtaatatttctctgtttagaaaCAGTAGCTCatgcaagggaagctgggaacTGTTGCTATGGCGCTGTTTCACAGCCT
The nucleotide sequence above comes from Arvicanthis niloticus isolate mArvNil1 chromosome 6, mArvNil1.pat.X, whole genome shotgun sequence. Encoded proteins:
- the Brca1 gene encoding breast cancer type 1 susceptibility protein isoform X2; translated protein: MRPRLATALGTTLRSYSDLSSLELEEMDLSAVRIQEVHSVLHGMQKILECPICLELIKEPVSTKCDHIFCKFCMLKLLDQKKGPSKCPLCKNEITKRSLQGSPRFSQLVEELLRITDAFELDTGMQFANGFSFSKKKNNSSEDLNEEVSIIQSVGYRNRVKRLQQIESGNASLKDSLSVQLSNLGIVRSMKKNRQTQPQNKSVYIELESDSSEETVNKPIGCSVRDQELLQNAPRGAGDEGKLHSTREAACELSGGIRNIEHHQCSDKDLNPTENHATERHPEQCQSISVPNVRVGPCGTDAHASSLQHETSSLLLTKDRMNAEKAEFCDKSKQSGIAVSQQSRWPESKETCNDRQVPSTGEKVDPNVDSLCGRKKWNHSKSLCPENSGATTDVSWMMLNSSIQKVNEWFSRTGEMLTSDSASDRRHESNAEAAVVLEVSNEVDGCFNSSKKIDLAAPGPHNALMYESGRDFSKSVENNMNDKIFGKTYQRKGSRPHLNHVTEIIGTLTTEPQITQEQPFTNKLKRKRSTCLHPEDFIRKADLTVVQRTPEDINQGTGQVEPNGQAVSITSNFQENKTTGNNLQKEKNTHPIESLRKEPAFTAKARSVSNSISDLEVELNIHSSKAPKKNRLRRKPSTRCALPLEPISRNPSPPARAELHIDSCGSSEETKKNNSNQTPARRIRAPQLIEDTEPADDAKKNEPNEHVRKRSASDAFPEEKLMNKAGLLTSCSSPRKPQGPVNPSPQRKGIEQLETCQMPDNTKELGDLVLGEEPSGKPTDRSEESTSVSLVPDTDCDTQNSVSVLEATTVRYARTGSVQCMTQFVASENPKELVNGSNNAGSGTECFKHPLRQELNHSQETREMEDSELDTQCLQNTFQVSKRQSFALFSKPRSPQKDGAHSVPSKESSPKVTPKGKQKECHGQEESEISHVRAVMATVDLPVPCQEGKPGVNRMCAGVSRLCLSSHYRSGENGLSTTGKSGISQNSHFKQSVSPIRSSIKTDSRKPLTEGRFEKHKSSTEKAMENETLIQSTVHTISQDNRGNACQEASLGSINEVCSTGENFRGQLGRNRGPKGNTMLPLDSTQPGVCKQSVPVSDKYLEIRKQEDEAVGIDFSPSLFSDHLEQPMRSGKIFQICSETPDDLLDDVEIRENTSFGEGNIMERSAVFNGSVLRRESSRSPSPVTHALMSQSLRRGARKLESSEESDSAEDEDLPCFQHLLSRISNTPELPRCSSVVTQPMSEKADGARAPWKGSISDCSNEVILIEASQEHPFSEDPKCSGSMFSSQHSAAPGSPANAESQDPSFNPPSKQRSHQSENEEAFLSDKELISDNEEMAACQEEDNDQEEDSIIPDSASGYESETNLSEDCSQSDILTTQQRAAMKDNLIKLQQEMAHLEAVLEQHGNQPSGHSPSLLADPCAQEDPEQKIPGTAILTSKNINENPVSQNPKSSCDDKFQPQSPDGPTSGDSESGMHRPSFTSPLAHSRCSAHGRSRGLQNRNSPSQEELLQPVESEKSCEPHNLTGQSCLPRQDLEGTPYLESGISLFSSRDPESESPKEPAHICTTPASTSALKIFQGQVAKSFGSPAAAGADTTVVGTVSKIQPELTTSTERADREIAMVVSGLTPKEVMIVQKFAEKYHLTLTDAITEETTHVIIKTDAEFVCERTLKYFLGIAGGKWIVSYLWVIQSIQKRKLLNVHEFEVKGDVVTGRNHQGPRRSRESQEKLFKSLQVYCCEPFTNMPKDELERMLQLCGASVVKKLPSLTHDTTQDAHPIVIVQPSAWTEDSDCPDIGQLCKARLVMWDWVLDSISVYQCRNLDAYMVQNITCGHDSSEPQNSSD
- the Brca1 gene encoding breast cancer type 1 susceptibility protein isoform X1, with the translated sequence MRPRLATALGTTLRSYSDLSSLELEEMDLSAVRIQEVHSVLHGMQKILECPICLELIKEPVSTKCDHIFCKFCMLKLLDQKKGPSKCPLCKNEITKRSLQGSPRFSQLVEELLRITDAFELDTGMQFANGFSFSKKKNNSSEDLNEEVSIIQSVGYRNRVKRLQQIESGNASLKDSLSVQLSNLGIVRSMKKNRQTQPQNKSVYIELESDSSEETVNKPIGCSVRDQELLQNAPRGAGDEGKLHSTREAACELSGGIRNIEHHQCSDKDLNPTENHATERHPEQCQSISVPNVRVGPCGTDAHASSLQHETSSLLLTKDRMNAEKAEFCDKSKQSGIAVSQQSRWPESKETCNDRQVPSTGEKVDPNVDSLCGRKKWNHSKSLCPENSGATTDVSWMMLNSSIQKVNEWFSRTGEMLTSDSASDRRHESNAEAAVVLEVSNEVDGCFNSSKKIDLAAPGPHNALMYESGRDFSKSVENNMNDKIFGKTYQRKGSRPHLNHVTEIIGTLTTEPQITQEQPFTNKLKRKRSTCLHPEDFIRKADLTVVQRTPEDINQGTGQVEPNGQAVSITSNFQENKTTGNNLQKEKNTHPIESLRKEPAFTAKARSVSNSISDLEVELNIHSSKAPKKNRLRRKPSTRCALPLEPISRNPSPPARAELHIDSCGSSEETKKNNSNQTPARRIRAPQLIEDTEPADDAKKNEPNEHVRKRSASDAFPEEKLMNKAGLLTSCSSPRKPQGPVNPSPQRKGIEQLETCQMPDNTKELGDLVLGEEPSGKPTDRSEESTSVSLVPDTDCDTQNSVSVLEATTVRYARTGSVQCMTQFVASENPKELVNGSNNAGSGTECFKHPLRQELNHSQETREMEDSELDTQCLQNTFQVSKRQSFALFSKPRSPQKDGAHSVPSKESSPKVTPKGKQKECHGQEESEISHVRAVMATVDLPVPCQEGKPGVNRMCAGVSRLCLSSHYRSGENGLSTTGKSGISQNSHFKQSVSPIRSSIKTDSRKPLTEGRFEKHKSSTEKAMENETLIQSTVHTISQDNRGNACQEASLGSINEVCSTGENFRGQLGRNRGPKGNTMLPLDSTQPGVCKQSVPVSDKYLEIRKQEDEAVGIDFSPSLFSDHLEQPMRSGKIFQICSETPDDLLDDVEIRENTSFGEGNIMERSAVFNGSVLRRESSRSPSPVTHALMSQSLRRGARKLESSEESDSAEDEDLPCFQHLLSRISNTPELPRCSSVVTQPMSEKADGARAPWKGSISDCSNEVILIEASQEHPFSEDPKCSGSMFSSQHSAAPGSPANAESQDPSFNPPSKQRSHQSENEEAFLSDKELISDNEEMAACQEEDNDQEEDSIIPDSAASGYESETNLSEDCSQSDILTTQQRAAMKDNLIKLQQEMAHLEAVLEQHGNQPSGHSPSLLADPCAQEDPEQKIPGTAILTSKNINENPVSQNPKSSCDDKFQPQSPDGPTSGDSESGMHRPSFTSPLAHSRCSAHGRSRGLQNRNSPSQEELLQPVESEKSCEPHNLTGQSCLPRQDLEGTPYLESGISLFSSRDPESESPKEPAHICTTPASTSALKIFQGQVAKSFGSPAAAGADTTVVGTVSKIQPELTTSTERADREIAMVVSGLTPKEVMIVQKFAEKYHLTLTDAITEETTHVIIKTDAEFVCERTLKYFLGIAGGKWIVSYLWVIQSIQKRKLLNVHEFEVKGDVVTGRNHQGPRRSRESQEKLFKSLQVYCCEPFTNMPKDELERMLQLCGASVVKKLPSLTHDTTQDAHPIVIVQPSAWTEDSDCPDIGQLCKARLVMWDWVLDSISVYQCRNLDAYMVQNITCGHDSSEPQNSSD
- the Brca1 gene encoding breast cancer type 1 susceptibility protein isoform X4; this translates as MDLSAVRIQEVHSVLHGMQKILECPICLELIKEPVSTKCDHIFCKFCMLKLLDQKKGPSKCPLCKNEITKRSLQGSPRFSQLVEELLRITDAFELDTGMQFANGFSFSKKKNNSSEDLNEEVSIIQSVGYRNRVKRLQQIESGNASLKDSLSVQLSNLGIVRSMKKNRQTQPQNKSVYIELESDSSEETVNKPIGCSVRDQELLQNAPRGAGDEGKLHSTREAACELSGGIRNIEHHQCSDKDLNPTENHATERHPEQCQSISVPNVRVGPCGTDAHASSLQHETSSLLLTKDRMNAEKAEFCDKSKQSGIAVSQQSRWPESKETCNDRQVPSTGEKVDPNVDSLCGRKKWNHSKSLCPENSGATTDVSWMMLNSSIQKVNEWFSRTGEMLTSDSASDRRHESNAEAAVVLEVSNEVDGCFNSSKKIDLAAPGPHNALMYESGRDFSKSVENNMNDKIFGKTYQRKGSRPHLNHVTEIIGTLTTEPQITQEQPFTNKLKRKRSTCLHPEDFIRKADLTVVQRTPEDINQGTGQVEPNGQAVSITSNFQENKTTGNNLQKEKNTHPIESLRKEPAFTAKARSVSNSISDLEVELNIHSSKAPKKNRLRRKPSTRCALPLEPISRNPSPPARAELHIDSCGSSEETKKNNSNQTPARRIRAPQLIEDTEPADDAKKNEPNEHVRKRSASDAFPEEKLMNKAGLLTSCSSPRKPQGPVNPSPQRKGIEQLETCQMPDNTKELGDLVLGEEPSGKPTDRSEESTSVSLVPDTDCDTQNSVSVLEATTVRYARTGSVQCMTQFVASENPKELVNGSNNAGSGTECFKHPLRQELNHSQETREMEDSELDTQCLQNTFQVSKRQSFALFSKPRSPQKDGAHSVPSKESSPKVTPKGKQKECHGQEESEISHVRAVMATVDLPVPCQEGKPGVNRMCAGVSRLCLSSHYRSGENGLSTTGKSGISQNSHFKQSVSPIRSSIKTDSRKPLTEGRFEKHKSSTEKAMENETLIQSTVHTISQDNRGNACQEASLGSINEVCSTGENFRGQLGRNRGPKGNTMLPLDSTQPGVCKQSVPVSDKYLEIRKQEDEAVGIDFSPSLFSDHLEQPMRSGKIFQICSETPDDLLDDVEIRENTSFGEGNIMERSAVFNGSVLRRESSRSPSPVTHALMSQSLRRGARKLESSEESDSAEDEDLPCFQHLLSRISNTPELPRCSSVVTQPMSEKADGARAPWKGSISDCSNEVILIEASQEHPFSEDPKCSGSMFSSQHSAAPGSPANAESQDPSFNPPSKQRSHQSENEEAFLSDKELISDNEEMAACQEEDNDQEEDSIIPDSASGYESETNLSEDCSQSDILTTQQRAAMKDNLIKLQQEMAHLEAVLEQHGNQPSGHSPSLLADPCAQEDPEQKIPGTAILTSKNINENPVSQNPKSSCDDKFQPQSPDGPTSGDSESGMHRPSFTSPLAHSRCSAHGRSRGLQNRNSPSQEELLQPVESEKSCEPHNLTGQSCLPRQDLEGTPYLESGISLFSSRDPESESPKEPAHICTTPASTSALKIFQGQVAKSFGSPAAAGADTTVVGTVSKIQPELTTSTERADREIAMVVSGLTPKEVMIVQKFAEKYHLTLTDAITEETTHVIIKTDAEFVCERTLKYFLGIAGGKWIVSYLWVIQSIQKRKLLNVHEFEVKGDVVTGRNHQGPRRSRESQEKLFKSLQVYCCEPFTNMPKDELERMLQLCGASVVKKLPSLTHDTTQDAHPIVIVQPSAWTEDSDCPDIGQLCKARLVMWDWVLDSISVYQCRNLDAYMVQNITCGHDSSEPQNSSD